From the Prochlorococcus marinus str. AS9601 genome, the window TATGTTTTTTCAATTAATCGCAAAGTTCTTTCAGGACTTGGGCTAAATTCACTGTTGAATTCTAATTTTTGAGAAATTTGTTTCAATAATGGAATTGATTTGTTAGCACTAAAATTATTAAAACTAATAGATATGAATTTTTCGCAATTTCTTCCGCCATCAGGAGAAATTAAATGAAGTTTACATCCTAGGCTATGACCAATTCTTATTGAAGGAATTGATGCTCCTATTCTCTTGGATAAAGATATTCGGCAATTCTTAAAATCTTTCCATGCTTTGATAGCAAGTTGTTGGTGATCAAATTGTGGTGTGTATTTATATGCATGTACTGCATAATTTTTATTAATTAAACTCTCTATGAATCTTCTATAAGTTAAATCTGGCTTAGAAGCTAAATAACTTCCACCAATAAATTCAACAATTTTTTTTGGATTTGAAGGCCAATAACAGAAATTGTTATATTGAAATTTTGTAAAAGTCATCTTTCATAAGCTAAAAATGTTTCAAAAAATATTTTCTAGGCTGTTTTTTAATTTATATTAATTTAAAAGAAATATTTATTAAATGCGTCAAGATAAATGAAAGTATTTTGAGTTAATTGGAACTATTTAACAAAAAAGAATTAAATCAATTGGATTTTCTTCATGATCAAATTAACACCAATCCCTCTGAAGAGAGAGTAACGAATAAAAATAAAAAAATTGAAAAAATTTTAATTCTTGATACTGAAACAACAGGTTTAGACGAAAATAAAGATGAAGTGATAGAAATAGGTTGCATCTTATTTGATGTGTCTTTTAAATGTGTACTTTCACAAGTTTCTTTTTTATTTCCAGTTAATAATAATGAAGCCGAACATGTAAATGGTATATCTGCAGAAGTAACTAATATCTCTCAACCATGGGAAGATGGATTGAATTTCTTTCTAAAACTTGTTGATTCTTCAGATTTTATAGTTGCTCATAATGTGGAGTTTGATAAGAAATGGTTTGGAAAAGGAAGATTACCTAAGCTTAATAAGAAATGGATATGTAGTTTAGAGGATATTAATTGGTCTTTTCAAAAATCACTAAAAACAAGACCTTCAGTAACTGATCTAGCCTTATCTTTTTCAATACCAGTTTGGAATTTACATAGAGCTTTATCTGATTGCTTTTACTTATCTGAGGTCTTCAAAAAATGCGACAACTTAGAGGAACTTTTACTTAAAGCTACTGAACCGAGGTTTTTATACAAGGCTTTGGTTAGTTATGAAGATAGGTCTTTACCTAAAAATGCAGGGTTCAAATGGAATAGTCCTGTGCAAGGAGCTTGGTCAAGAAAATTAACTACTGATGAGGCAAAAAATCTTGATTTTAGAGTTGAGATTTTGAATTAATATTTATTTAATTTTTGACTAAGAAAATATTTAGTGCATCTTGCAAGGCATCCATTTATTACCCATTTTATGTGCTCCAATACATCCGTATTTTGAAGCAGCCTTTTCAGCTTCTTGTTTAGTGTTAAAAAGATCTGACATCATATTTTCATTATTTGAATTTGAAATTTGTTTGGAATGATTATGATGAGAATTAGGTGAATACTCCCATATCCCCATAGTAGTAACACCGGCAGAGATAATTCCCATCCCGACTACTGATAAATTGACTATTCCCATTGCGACTGCACCAAAAGAAAATACACCCATTGGGACTACCCCTATACTTATTACTCCCATTGGCACTATTCCTATTGAAACTATACCAAGAGGTGCTATTCCAAAAGCAATTTTTTTTGGTTTTGTTCCGCAATGTTGATTCTCTTTACTTTTATTAATTCCCAATAGTTTTTCTAAATGTTAAATTAAAATTGTCTCACAAAATAACCAATCAAAGATTAATTTCTAGATGAATTAAAAATTTTGAATTATTTTTTAGAACTTTGAATAACTTAAAAAACCTAAGAGGAACAGTAGACCTATTTCCTGATCAATTAATAAAGTGGCAAAACGTTGAAAAAATTTTATTAGAGCAGCTCTCTAGAGCATCCATCAAAGAAATAAGAACACCAATATTGGAAATGACCGAATTATTTATAAGAGGAATTGGTGAAGGAACAGATGTTGTCAGTAAGGAAATGTATACATTTCTTGATAGGGGGGAGAGGTCTTGCACTCTAAGACCTGAAGGAACAGCCTCAGTCGCACGAGCGTTAATACAAAACGGAATATCTTCTAATCCTATTCAAAAACTTTGGTACATGGGTCCTATGTTTCGATACGAAAGACCTCAAGCTGGCAGGCAAAGACAGTTTCATCAATTAGGTGTTGAGTTTATAGGACATGATTCAGTTAGAAGTGATGTTGAAATTATTGCTTTAGCTTGGGATATATTACGCAAATTAGGAATAAAAGAACTCAATCTTGAAATAAATACGTTAGGTGATACTAATGACAGATCAAATTTTCAAAAATCTTTTTTAAAATGGTTAGAAACAAATAAAGATTCTCTAGATTTAGATTCTCAGAATAGAATTTCTAAAAACCCTTTGAGGATTTTGGACTCAAAGAATATTCAAACTAAAAAAGTTCTTGAAAATGCACCAAGATTATTTAATTTTTTATCTGAAAAAAGTCATAACAGATATTTAGACTTAAAAAGACAATTAGAGGTTTTAAAAATACCTTATGTAGAAAATTTTAATCTTGTAAGAGGTTTAGATTACTACACTCATACAGCTTTTGAAATTACTAGTGGGGCTTTGGGCTCCCAAGCTACAGTTTGCGGAGGAGGGAGATACGACGATTTAATAAAACAAATGGGAGGGCCAAACACTCCTGCAATTGGTTTCGCTATTGGTTTAGAAAGATTAATTTTACTCGCAGGAAAAGAGCTTGAAATTCCAAGAAATACTGATATCTATATCATTAATAAAGGCTTAGTTGCTGAATCATTAGCAATGGATTTATCAAGAAAATTAAGAAATTACGATTTGTTAGTTGAGTTAGATTTAAGCGGAGCCTCATTCTCTAAGCAATTTAAAAAGGCAAATAAACTTAAATCTAAAAGTATTATTGTTATTGGTGAGGATGAGGCAGTTAATGGGGAATTTATTATAAGGCTCTTTGATCAATCGGGTAATGGGAATGAAGAGGAGGTTATATCTTTTGAGAATGATATTAAATTAGAAAATTGGATAAACAATAACTTACTTGTAAAGTGATGTTCTTGAAAATAGTGATAATTTTTCTTTTTATAATTATTTCTTTTAATTTAAGGAATTTTCTTAAATTAAATAGAAAACAAAAAGTTTTTAATTCTAAAAAAATAACAACTTTTAATAAAAAGAATCTTAATAATTGGATGAATTTAACTAAAAAAGAAAGATATAACTTAACAAAACAAGATTCTCTTAACTACATGGATAAAAGAAAACTTTTATTAGACGAAATTAGAAATGAATATAAGAAAATATCTAGAAAAAATTCTGAGGGGAACATTAAGAAAAAATAATTATGGAAAATTACTGGACTTCTAATAAACCTATAAATGGATTAAGACATTTTGTTTTAGTAAATGAGACTAAAGAAAAAGGAGATATTAGTTTTTTAATGGTTTCTGCCCTTGATTCTGAAATTAACTTAAAAACTACTTATGAAGAATTAATAAATAGTGGAAATTGGCAGAAGGGTTTTATCAATCTTTCAAAGCATCAATCGATTACAAAAGAATACGTTAACTATAAATCCATCAATAAAGGAAAGGGTATCGATGAGATATTCATTAATGAAGATTCTTTATTTAATATTTCTTAATTTGATATAAATCTTTCAAATCTCTTTTCTTCGTAAATACTAGGTTTTTTGTGACTTAATAATTATTTAAAAGTTTTACCCCTTTCAAAAAAATAAAATTAACGTTATCAAGGATTAATTATATTTACTTAATTCAATGTTAGGGGATATGTGGAGCCCATCTGAGTTGACCTCTGAAAAACTGGGAATAACTGAAATTAAACTTACTTTTTTACGTGAAAATGGAATACTCAAGCCTGGGATTCATTGGAAAAGCTCTCCACTCGGTCAGAAAAAACCTTGGAAACCCAAAGCTCTTTACAATGTAAAAATGTGCAGAGAAATAATTAATAAATTTTATTCTGAAGAAAACTATAATATCGCAGCCTAAAAAATGATATTATCCTGATTAATTTGGGAAAATATATAAAATATTCATTCGATTAGATTCTCATCCTTACACTCAATAAGAGTGTTTTGCAAAGTTGGATATAAGTTAATCATATTTATGTATTGTTTCGATTTTCTGTAAGATTTTGCAGCCTTTTTGTAATGAACTTCAGATTTCATTTCTAGTGAAAATTTTCTAGAAGACTCTTGAGAAGTAGTCATAATATTAGATGTCTTATCCCATATTTAATAATTGTTTGAAAATGAGGCAATAACCTCCATGGTGTAATGAAACAA encodes:
- a CDS encoding 3'-5' exonuclease, with product MELFNKKELNQLDFLHDQINTNPSEERVTNKNKKIEKILILDTETTGLDENKDEVIEIGCILFDVSFKCVLSQVSFLFPVNNNEAEHVNGISAEVTNISQPWEDGLNFFLKLVDSSDFIVAHNVEFDKKWFGKGRLPKLNKKWICSLEDINWSFQKSLKTRPSVTDLALSFSIPVWNLHRALSDCFYLSEVFKKCDNLEELLLKATEPRFLYKALVSYEDRSLPKNAGFKWNSPVQGAWSRKLTTDEAKNLDFRVEILN
- a CDS encoding DUF1350 family protein — translated: MTFTKFQYNNFCYWPSNPKKIVEFIGGSYLASKPDLTYRRFIESLINKNYAVHAYKYTPQFDHQQLAIKAWKDFKNCRISLSKRIGASIPSIRIGHSLGCKLHLISPDGGRNCEKFISISFNNFSANKSIPLLKQISQKLEFNSEFSPSPERTLRLIEKTYNQKNNFLIKFNQDELDQTDNLFSCLKARKEDNSKGVMLKGTHTIIASAGLRENFLGDWADDEFKRNTIKKISNLIDESI
- the hisS gene encoding histidine--tRNA ligase gives rise to the protein MNNLKNLRGTVDLFPDQLIKWQNVEKILLEQLSRASIKEIRTPILEMTELFIRGIGEGTDVVSKEMYTFLDRGERSCTLRPEGTASVARALIQNGISSNPIQKLWYMGPMFRYERPQAGRQRQFHQLGVEFIGHDSVRSDVEIIALAWDILRKLGIKELNLEINTLGDTNDRSNFQKSFLKWLETNKDSLDLDSQNRISKNPLRILDSKNIQTKKVLENAPRLFNFLSEKSHNRYLDLKRQLEVLKIPYVENFNLVRGLDYYTHTAFEITSGALGSQATVCGGGRYDDLIKQMGGPNTPAIGFAIGLERLILLAGKELEIPRNTDIYIINKGLVAESLAMDLSRKLRNYDLLVELDLSGASFSKQFKKANKLKSKSIIVIGEDEAVNGEFIIRLFDQSGNGNEEEVISFENDIKLENWINNNLLVK
- a CDS encoding TIGR02450 family Trp-rich protein, yielding MENYWTSNKPINGLRHFVLVNETKEKGDISFLMVSALDSEINLKTTYEELINSGNWQKGFINLSKHQSITKEYVNYKSINKGKGIDEIFINEDSLFNIS